In Paenibacillus phoenicis, one genomic interval encodes:
- a CDS encoding extracellular solute-binding protein, protein MINKWSKLLPILLAVTLVLAGCGSKGNQKTANGTSSDAKPGKEVTITFWHHYSTASPEEKTLKEVLIPKFEEENPGIKVNPVAFTWEDLHKKLQISGSAGDLPDVARLDIIWVPEFQKSGLLQQLDEFEDFDEVAGSLLEGPLSTAKVGDHYYGLPLNTNTKVLFWNKEMLSQSGVEQAPETTEQFFEALGKIKSKYEKSWGFGEPALQGWNVLPWIWSNGGDVLSPDFTTADGYLNSPASVEILTKLKNAYNAGQISGFKPGDVAVTEGHASGSYAMMAEGPWAVAQFQSQFPDFDVEMASFPAGSAGSIQVLGGEDIGIFSKDKQEESWKFVKFMVSEEAQIEMGKIGQIPVNLASMENADVKAIDYYPPFLEQLKTAKARPPVSAWPQIDGVINDAMSKIFMTDADVKTELDAAVRAIDALLKE, encoded by the coding sequence ATGATAAATAAATGGAGCAAGTTATTGCCGATTTTACTCGCCGTGACCTTGGTTTTGGCGGGCTGCGGTTCCAAGGGGAACCAAAAGACGGCGAACGGGACAAGCTCGGATGCGAAGCCGGGCAAGGAGGTCACTATAACGTTCTGGCACCACTATAGTACTGCATCTCCGGAAGAGAAGACGTTAAAAGAGGTGCTTATTCCGAAATTTGAGGAGGAAAATCCCGGGATTAAAGTTAACCCTGTTGCCTTTACTTGGGAAGACCTGCATAAGAAGCTGCAGATCAGCGGCAGCGCTGGCGATTTGCCGGACGTAGCCCGGCTGGACATTATCTGGGTGCCGGAGTTCCAGAAAAGCGGATTGCTGCAACAGTTAGACGAATTTGAAGATTTTGACGAGGTTGCCGGCAGCTTGCTGGAAGGCCCGCTGTCTACAGCGAAGGTAGGCGATCACTATTACGGACTTCCTCTCAATACGAATACCAAGGTGTTGTTCTGGAACAAGGAGATGCTGTCGCAAAGCGGTGTAGAGCAAGCGCCTGAAACCACGGAACAGTTTTTTGAGGCTTTGGGTAAAATCAAAAGTAAGTATGAAAAAAGCTGGGGATTCGGTGAACCGGCCCTTCAAGGCTGGAACGTCTTACCGTGGATTTGGAGCAACGGTGGGGATGTACTCTCGCCTGACTTCACAACGGCTGACGGTTATTTGAATAGCCCAGCTTCGGTAGAAATTTTGACGAAACTTAAAAACGCCTACAACGCCGGTCAAATTTCCGGATTTAAGCCGGGAGATGTAGCGGTTACGGAAGGTCATGCGAGCGGAAGCTATGCCATGATGGCGGAAGGCCCGTGGGCGGTTGCTCAGTTCCAATCGCAATTCCCTGATTTCGACGTCGAAATGGCTTCTTTTCCGGCGGGATCGGCGGGCTCCATTCAGGTGTTGGGCGGAGAGGATATCGGGATCTTTAGTAAAGACAAGCAGGAGGAATCCTGGAAATTCGTGAAGTTCATGGTGTCGGAAGAGGCTCAGATCGAGATGGGCAAGATCGGACAAATTCCGGTTAACCTCGCCTCAATGGAGAATGCCGATGTCAAGGCGATCGATTATTATCCACCGTTTCTTGAACAGTTGAAGACGGCTAAAGCTCGCCCGCCGGTTAGTGCTTGGCCGCAAATCGACGGCGTGATTAATGATGCGATGAGTAAAATTTTCATGACGGATGCGGATGTAAAAACGGAGCTGGATGCGGCAGTCCGTGCCATCGATGCTTTGTTGAAGGAGTAG
- a CDS encoding glycoside hydrolase family 13 protein → MTQYLYHDPVVDATLISLNELEVRLKLPADANQVTLNYWNKYKPEYGIRKQAMTLWAESGEFKYYRTILTGMESRIRYLQYKFEFAAKGESYWLGAEGLCKTEGTRGSYSYAYAGDRDMVNSPEWIGNRVWYQIFPERFCNGDPENDPESVEPWGSVPTRDNYMGGDLQGIIKQLDYLSGLGINALYLNPIFAATSNHKYDTVDYFQIDPQFGTVQDLQELVQKCHERDIKVILDLVINHCGFYHPYFQDVVKKGEASVYKDWFYINRYPVHRSEDGYDSVGYYQWMPKLRTSNPEVQQYVYDIVSFWQKETGIDGWRIDVADEVEISFLRELKSCVKKLNPNAIIIAEIWDDAKRLMASGGVDSVMNYELRTILFDYCLDRSILLAEFHSRLVSLLHRYSLAELNQMFNLLGSHDTERILTRCGKDESKLQQLLALQFFLPGNPTVYYGDELGMTGENDPGCRGSMPWQLVEAEPQLLREFRTWIRRKTTDPVLQHGNTELRYREDSECYVIRRYTETKEAVLLINFSQDRQALDVVMKQFDLIGAYTMDHSQDTGNLPEFIGPGDTILFQKQN, encoded by the coding sequence ATGACCCAATATTTGTATCACGATCCGGTAGTAGATGCTACCCTAATTTCTCTGAATGAATTGGAAGTTCGCCTAAAGCTCCCTGCTGATGCGAATCAAGTCACGCTAAACTATTGGAATAAATATAAGCCGGAGTATGGTATTCGGAAGCAAGCGATGACGTTATGGGCGGAATCGGGGGAATTTAAGTACTATCGCACGATATTGACGGGTATGGAATCTCGCATTCGGTACCTTCAATATAAATTCGAGTTTGCTGCAAAGGGGGAATCCTACTGGCTGGGTGCTGAGGGATTATGTAAGACGGAAGGAACCAGAGGCAGCTATTCGTATGCCTATGCGGGAGATCGCGACATGGTGAACTCTCCGGAATGGATTGGGAACCGTGTATGGTATCAAATCTTCCCTGAACGTTTCTGTAACGGTGATCCCGAGAATGATCCGGAATCTGTGGAACCTTGGGGGAGCGTGCCAACGCGGGACAATTATATGGGAGGTGATCTTCAAGGAATCATCAAGCAATTGGATTACCTGAGCGGGCTTGGCATTAATGCGCTGTACTTAAATCCGATATTTGCGGCTACGTCGAACCACAAATATGACACCGTGGATTACTTTCAAATCGATCCGCAATTCGGGACGGTACAAGATCTGCAAGAGCTTGTCCAAAAATGCCACGAACGCGATATCAAGGTGATTCTCGACCTGGTAATCAATCATTGCGGGTTCTATCATCCATATTTTCAGGACGTCGTGAAAAAAGGAGAAGCTTCGGTATATAAAGATTGGTTCTATATTAACCGGTACCCGGTTCACCGAAGCGAAGACGGTTACGATTCTGTAGGTTATTATCAATGGATGCCTAAGCTGCGGACATCGAATCCCGAAGTTCAGCAGTACGTATACGATATCGTTTCCTTTTGGCAGAAGGAGACGGGCATCGACGGCTGGAGAATCGATGTCGCAGATGAGGTGGAAATCAGCTTTTTGCGGGAGCTGAAATCCTGTGTCAAGAAATTAAATCCTAACGCTATCATTATTGCAGAAATCTGGGATGATGCCAAGCGCCTGATGGCGTCTGGCGGCGTGGACAGCGTGATGAACTATGAGCTGCGAACGATTCTGTTCGATTACTGTCTGGATCGTTCCATCCTGCTTGCGGAGTTCCATTCCAGACTTGTGAGTTTACTCCATCGTTATTCCTTGGCTGAACTAAATCAAATGTTTAACCTGCTAGGAAGCCATGACACGGAACGAATCTTGACGCGTTGCGGGAAGGATGAAAGCAAACTACAGCAACTGCTGGCCCTTCAATTCTTCCTGCCGGGGAATCCTACCGTTTATTACGGGGACGAACTGGGAATGACCGGGGAGAATGACCCAGGCTGCCGCGGGAGCATGCCTTGGCAGCTCGTCGAGGCCGAACCGCAGTTGTTAAGAGAGTTCCGCACCTGGATTCGGCGTAAAACAACCGATCCGGTACTGCAGCACGGCAACACGGAGCTTAGATACCGGGAAGACTCGGAGTGTTACGTCATTCGGCGCTACACCGAAACCAAAGAAGCGGTGCTTTTAATCAATTTTTCGCAGGACCGGCAAGCTTTGGACGTCGTGATGAAGCAGTTTGACTTGATTGGCGCTTATACAATGGATCATTCGCAGGATACCGGGAACTTGCCTGAATTCATCGGTCCCGGAGATACGATTCTTTTCCAAAAACAGAATTAA
- a CDS encoding LacI family DNA-binding transcriptional regulator translates to MSKITIQEIAILAGVNKATVSRVINGNRNISEKTRKKVEDIMKQYNYVPNSIARGLATKKTFTVGFCFDYTNKQAYANPYFYKVLQGIEEVVYNHDHMFLMMSDHDGKNGRSTFERVVVERRVDGVIIPNTLLNERNYELLTKHDMPFVVSGENTLKQADAPWVDIDNVQAGRILTEHLIDLGCRNIMIYAGGSAAKRDKFLGDRLNGYHEAMRQHHLEPQVIEHADFLKKLYDSPRSGSEAQRPDALICCTHEQLFEILDWENGNPLLAELALATFDSFPMSKYLKYPVHFVEIDLEMMGKQAAQMLFSRMNKESGVPPFISIPTQIGK, encoded by the coding sequence GTGTCTAAGATAACTATTCAAGAAATTGCGATTTTGGCGGGTGTTAACAAGGCGACCGTATCCCGGGTGATCAACGGGAATCGGAACATTTCCGAGAAAACTCGGAAGAAAGTCGAAGACATCATGAAGCAGTATAACTATGTCCCCAACTCCATTGCGCGCGGATTGGCGACGAAGAAGACGTTTACGGTCGGCTTTTGTTTTGATTACACCAATAAACAGGCCTATGCTAACCCGTATTTTTACAAAGTCCTTCAAGGGATTGAAGAGGTCGTATACAATCACGATCACATGTTTCTGATGATGAGCGATCATGATGGGAAGAACGGCAGATCAACATTCGAGCGGGTGGTGGTTGAGCGCCGGGTTGACGGTGTCATTATCCCCAATACGCTGCTTAATGAGCGGAATTATGAATTGCTAACCAAACATGACATGCCGTTTGTCGTATCCGGCGAAAATACGCTGAAGCAAGCGGACGCACCTTGGGTAGATATCGATAATGTTCAGGCTGGTCGGATTCTGACCGAGCATCTAATCGATTTGGGCTGTCGCAACATCATGATTTATGCCGGCGGATCAGCCGCCAAGAGGGACAAATTTCTGGGTGATCGCCTGAACGGCTACCATGAAGCGATGCGTCAACACCACTTGGAACCTCAAGTGATCGAGCATGCCGATTTTTTGAAAAAGCTTTACGATTCCCCTCGCTCTGGATCGGAAGCGCAACGGCCCGATGCTCTGATCTGCTGTACGCATGAACAGCTTTTCGAAATCTTGGACTGGGAGAACGGTAATCCTCTCTTGGCCGAGCTGGCTTTAGCTACATTTGACAGCTTTCCGATGTCCAAATACTTGAAATACCCGGTGCATTTCGTAGAAATCGATCTGGAAATGATGGGGAAGCAAGCGGCGCAAATGCTGTTTTCGCGGATGAATAAAGAATCGGGGGTACCGCCGTTTATCTCGATTCCAACGCAAATCGGTAAATGA